The genomic stretch GGACCGGGAGCGGGACGGTGTTCGCGCTCGATCGGGTCGTGGGCGAGGAGTGTTATCCGGGGACGTTGCGGATGTTCCCGACGTCGTACGCCGACCAAATGGCCATCAAAGTGACGCGCCAGGGTAAGGACGAGGTGACGTATTCGGGTACGGTCACCCGCACCTCTTGACCTGCTGTGTCACGGTCAGGCGGCGATTGCCCTGAGCACCGTTGACTGTTGGCGGTCCGTTGCTTTCAGTAGAGAGCAGAAGTGGGGGTGGCGGCGAGGGGAGGCGCCCCGTGCCAACGGCACAGCCGCTCAGAACGGGGGACCCGCAGCGACTCGGAGAGTACGCGCTTTCCGGGCGCCTGGGCGAGGGTGGTCAAGGCGCGGTGTTCCTCGGTTCGCGGGGCGGGGAGACGTACGCGGTCAAGCTGCTGCACGGGCCGGTGGGGGACGAGCGGGCGGCGTTCTTACGGGAAGTCGAGCTGGCCAAGCATGTGGCGAGGTTCTGCACGGCCCAGGTGATCGACGCCGGGTTCGACGAGGGCCGGCCGTACATCGTGAGCGAATACGTCGACGGGCCCTCGCTGGCCAGGGAGGTCGCGCTGACCGGGCCGCGGCGCGGCGGGGCGCTGGAGCGGCTGGCGGTCAGCACCGCGACCGCGATCACGGCCATCCACCGCGCGGGCATCGTGCATCGCGACTTCAAGCCCCAGAACGTGTTGCTCGGGCCGGACGGGCCCCGGGTGATCGACTTCGGCCTGGCCAGGGCGCTGGACGCGGCGGCCACGGTGAGCGGCAGGGGCGTGGGGACGCCCGCGTACATGGCGCCCGAGCAGATCACGGCGTCGGCCGTCACGGGGAAGGCGGACGTGTTCTCGTGGGGCGCGACGATGTGCTTCGCGGCCAACGCCACGGCGCCGTTCGGGCAGGACTCGGTGGCGCCGGTGCTGCACCGCATCCTGACCGCGCCGCCGGAGCTGGGGCTGCTGGAGGGGCGGCTGCGGCGGCTGGTGGAGTCCTGCCTGGACAAGGACGCCAGGAACCGGCCGACCAGCAGGGAGTTGCTGTTCGAGCTGCTGGGGGAGTCGGACGAGCTGCCGGCCGAGGTGCTCGGCACGCCGCCGCCGCACATCCTGTGGATCACTCCACCCCTGGTCCCCGAGCCCCGGACGCCCATTGCCGACCCGGAAGCCACCGGGCTGCCCGGTGGGTACATGTTGCCGGGCCGGACCGGCGACGATCAGGCCTCTGATCAGCCGTCCGATCCGGCAACGGCATCCGAGCCCGGCCTGGCGTCCGTTTCCGGGGCGGGCGACGACGGTGTGCGGACCGTTGACACGGAAGGCCACGGCAGGAGGGGGTGGCCGCGGGCCGCCGTCGCCGTCTGCGCGGCCCTCCTGGCGACCGCGGCCGTGCTGTTCGCCGTGGTCATCCCCAACCTGAGCAAGAACGAGCCCGCCGCACAGGTGGCGGGACCGGCCCCGCCCGCGCAGTCCGAGCCGGCGCCGTCCAAGCCCTTCGCCGAGAAGTCGTCCCCCGCCGAACCCAAGGAAACGCAGGAGGCCCGCAAGCCGCCTCTCGAGTCGTCAGTGGCGGCGCCGGTGACGGTTCCCGTCCCGGAGCTTGCCGGACTGGATCGTGCCAAGGCGATCAAGGCCATCCAGCGGGCGGGACTGGTCGCCGGGGCGGTGACCCAGGCCGACTCGCCGCAGAAGATCGGCCAGGTGCTGAGCAGCAAACCCGCCTCCGGCGCGGCCGTGCCCAAGGGGAGCACGGTCACGCTCCAGGTGTCGGCGGGGCTGGCCGTGCCATCCGTCGTCGGCCTCCAGCGCAAGGCCGCCGAATCCGCCCTGACCGGTGCCGGTCTCGCCGTCGGCACCGTCACCCACGCCTGTTCCGACCAGCCGAACGGGCAGGTGCTCGGCACGCAGCCCCAGGCCGGCAAGCGGGTGGCAGGCGGCACGCCCGTGGCGCTCACGGTGGCACGCAAGGGCGCCGCCGTTCCGCCCGTCGTGGGCAAGAGCCGGGAGGAGGGGCAGGGCGCACTGGCGGCGGCCGGGTTCCGGGCGCGCTTCCAGGGCCAGGTGGTGGAGGACGAGTCACGCGTGGGGATGATCCTCAGCCAGAGCGTCCTGCCGGGCACCTGCGCGGCGCCCGGAACCGCGGTGCTGATCGTCGTCGGGCTGCAGGGACAGTCCGGTCCCGACCCCACGGAGCCTTCGGAGACCCCGACGGGCCCGGTCTCCGGAGAGTGACGCAACCCCTCAGCGGAGTGCGCCTTCCACCGTCACGGTCTCGCCCTGCTGACGTGACCTCTCGGCCGCCCAGGCGATGAGGTGGCTGTGCAGGCTCTCGGCCGGGGAGGAGAGGATCGGCCCGCGGTCTCTCGTGGCGACCGCGGTCAGGAACGCCTCGACCAGCGCCTCGTCACCACCTCCGTGACCGCCCCGAGCCGTCGCTCGCTCATGGTCGCGGCCGCTTCGGGGCTCGTTGGCTCGTCCCTCGCTCTCTCCCCCCGAGCTCCTCCGCTCCGGTCCACTGGGACGGGTCTCCACGGTTTCCGACCGGCCGGTGACGAAGTCGAAGACGGTCAGGCGGTCGCCGTCGCCCTCGATCGAGCCGCGGGTGCCGAAGATCCGGGTCTGCCGGTGCAGCGCCGGTGTGAAACCGGTCATGGTGAACGACGCGGTGCTGCCGCCCTCGAACTCCATGTTCACGACCTGGTGATCGACCACGTCGTTGTCGCAGGCGTACACGCACCTG from Nonomuraea polychroma encodes the following:
- a CDS encoding protein kinase domain-containing protein, with translation MPTAQPLRTGDPQRLGEYALSGRLGEGGQGAVFLGSRGGETYAVKLLHGPVGDERAAFLREVELAKHVARFCTAQVIDAGFDEGRPYIVSEYVDGPSLAREVALTGPRRGGALERLAVSTATAITAIHRAGIVHRDFKPQNVLLGPDGPRVIDFGLARALDAAATVSGRGVGTPAYMAPEQITASAVTGKADVFSWGATMCFAANATAPFGQDSVAPVLHRILTAPPELGLLEGRLRRLVESCLDKDARNRPTSRELLFELLGESDELPAEVLGTPPPHILWITPPLVPEPRTPIADPEATGLPGGYMLPGRTGDDQASDQPSDPATASEPGLASVSGAGDDGVRTVDTEGHGRRGWPRAAVAVCAALLATAAVLFAVVIPNLSKNEPAAQVAGPAPPAQSEPAPSKPFAEKSSPAEPKETQEARKPPLESSVAAPVTVPVPELAGLDRAKAIKAIQRAGLVAGAVTQADSPQKIGQVLSSKPASGAAVPKGSTVTLQVSAGLAVPSVVGLQRKAAESALTGAGLAVGTVTHACSDQPNGQVLGTQPQAGKRVAGGTPVALTVARKGAAVPPVVGKSREEGQGALAAAGFRARFQGQVVEDESRVGMILSQSVLPGTCAAPGTAVLIVVGLQGQSGPDPTEPSETPTGPVSGE